In Rhipicephalus microplus isolate Deutch F79 chromosome 9, USDA_Rmic, whole genome shotgun sequence, one genomic interval encodes:
- the LOC119163555 gene encoding transmembrane protease serine 6 isoform X2: MDMRAIVVLFVSCCISGLYGASFPFKPYCLACVPSNCGRPRDPWDLLPGRTYGGSNSTRGRYPWHAIVYADGQPIGGGALVSCNFVLTTAYLVQDYRPTRLQVKLGKTDLDKESPTESTYAVYQRVLHPRWDPERDLYSYDLALLQLERVVDFPSANGYINTICLPEPRVDAQGWLTLTSFGYDQQGRRNRLMQEVNILKLRGDQCPLFRNKPYAFCGVGKKSGICTGDRGSPVVQMAPTGEFTLVGVANDYQCQPGGTDVYTQISYFLNFVCNIPVEV, translated from the exons ATGGATATGCGTGCGATCGTTGTCCTGTTCGTTTCCTGCTGCATTTCTGGCCTATATG GAGCCTCGTTCCCGTTCAAGCCTTACTGCTTGGCCTGTGTGCCTAGCAATTGCGGCAGGCCCCGCGACCCCTGGGACCTGCTGCCCGGACGCACATATGGCGGCTCGAACTCCACCAGGGGGCGTTACCCGTGGCAC gCCATAGTATATGCTGATGGTCAGCCCATTGGCGGTGGAGCCCTGGTCTCCTGCAACTTCGTCCTCACCACGGCCTACCTCGTTCAAGA CTATCGCCCAACTCGGCTTCAGGTTAAGCTCGGCAAGACTGACCTGGACAAGGAATCTCCCACGGAAAGCACTTACGCC GTGTACCAGCGTGTGCTGCATCCCCGCTGGGACCCTGAGCGCGACCTGTACAGCTACGACCTGGCCCTCCTCCAACTCGAGCGTGTGGTGGACTTTCCTTCGGCCAACGGATACATCAACACAATCTGTCTGCCTGAGCCCCGCGTCGACGCCCAGGGCTGGCTTACGCTCACCAGCTTCGGATACGACCAACAAG GCCGACGCAACCGCCTGATGCAAGAGGTCAACATCCTGAAGCTCCGCGGTGACCAGTGTCCCCTCTTCAGGAACAAGCCCTACGCCTTTTGCGGAGTGGGCAAGAAATCCGGAATCTGCACG GGCGATCGCGGCTCCCCCGTGGTACAGATGGCCCCGACTGGAGAATTCACCCTAGTGGGAGTCGCTAACGACTACCAGTGCCAACCGGGAGGCACCGACGTCTACACGCAGATTTCTTACTTCCTCAATTTCGTCTGCAACATCCCCGTCGAGGTTTAG
- the LOC119163555 gene encoding transmembrane protease serine 6 isoform X1 yields the protein MDMRAIVVLFVSCCISGLYASFPGASFPFKPYCLACVPSNCGRPRDPWDLLPGRTYGGSNSTRGRYPWHAIVYADGQPIGGGALVSCNFVLTTAYLVQDYRPTRLQVKLGKTDLDKESPTESTYAVYQRVLHPRWDPERDLYSYDLALLQLERVVDFPSANGYINTICLPEPRVDAQGWLTLTSFGYDQQGRRNRLMQEVNILKLRGDQCPLFRNKPYAFCGVGKKSGICTGDRGSPVVQMAPTGEFTLVGVANDYQCQPGGTDVYTQISYFLNFVCNIPVEV from the exons ATGGATATGCGTGCGATCGTTGTCCTGTTCGTTTCCTGCTGCATTTCTGGCCTATATG CCTCTTTTCCAGGAGCCTCGTTCCCGTTCAAGCCTTACTGCTTGGCCTGTGTGCCTAGCAATTGCGGCAGGCCCCGCGACCCCTGGGACCTGCTGCCCGGACGCACATATGGCGGCTCGAACTCCACCAGGGGGCGTTACCCGTGGCAC gCCATAGTATATGCTGATGGTCAGCCCATTGGCGGTGGAGCCCTGGTCTCCTGCAACTTCGTCCTCACCACGGCCTACCTCGTTCAAGA CTATCGCCCAACTCGGCTTCAGGTTAAGCTCGGCAAGACTGACCTGGACAAGGAATCTCCCACGGAAAGCACTTACGCC GTGTACCAGCGTGTGCTGCATCCCCGCTGGGACCCTGAGCGCGACCTGTACAGCTACGACCTGGCCCTCCTCCAACTCGAGCGTGTGGTGGACTTTCCTTCGGCCAACGGATACATCAACACAATCTGTCTGCCTGAGCCCCGCGTCGACGCCCAGGGCTGGCTTACGCTCACCAGCTTCGGATACGACCAACAAG GCCGACGCAACCGCCTGATGCAAGAGGTCAACATCCTGAAGCTCCGCGGTGACCAGTGTCCCCTCTTCAGGAACAAGCCCTACGCCTTTTGCGGAGTGGGCAAGAAATCCGGAATCTGCACG GGCGATCGCGGCTCCCCCGTGGTACAGATGGCCCCGACTGGAGAATTCACCCTAGTGGGAGTCGCTAACGACTACCAGTGCCAACCGGGAGGCACCGACGTCTACACGCAGATTTCTTACTTCCTCAATTTCGTCTGCAACATCCCCGTCGAGGTTTAG